The nucleotide window GTTACGCCATTTAATTATAAAAATCAAATCTCTAAAAAATTAATGTGAAGATTTAGAGCCAAAATACAAAGCCAATGAAACCATTAAAATACCTAAAGAAAAATAAATCAAATCTAATGATGAATTAAATGACATTGACAAAGACACTTCAAAAAAAGTAACCACTAAAATCATAAGTATTACTTTAGCAAGTTTAGACTTTAAATCATCTAACGAATTAATCACCAATACTTTAGATGATTGATCACTCTCTTTAGCCTCATCAATATCACTAATAAAAAGTTCATATAAACCTAATGAAAAAATCAATAAAATAGTTGCTAACAAAAACCCATCAATCGAACCCACTGTATGTGCAACTAATTCAATCTTTAATACCTTTCTAACCT belongs to Candidatus Vesicomyosocius okutanii and includes:
- a CDS encoding YqhA family protein, producing MNGLEKYFEKLLWGSRYMVLVAVISSLLLSLLLFVITAVDVFALLVHTFDYIIATSEVRKVLKIELVAHTVGSIDGFLLATILLIFSLGLYELFISDIDEAKESDQSSKVLVINSLDDLKSKLAKVILMILVVTFFEVSLSMSFNSSLDLIYFSLGILMVSLALYFGSKSSH